In Rattus norvegicus strain BN/NHsdMcwi chromosome 3, GRCr8, whole genome shotgun sequence, a genomic segment contains:
- the Bpifa3 gene encoding BPI fold-containing family A member 3 isoform X5, whose translation MHLLWRFLVLLLGLLALPSALPKQPWPGLTKAHKDGRSTLARIIAQGLLKHNAEGRIQSMRLLDRLNVSGTVAPGMVSWLISGMNFQQQQEIRSAEEPGYKGWGEGHPGCLMENSLKSGIKITGVSPGRN comes from the exons ATGCACCTACTCTGGAGGTTCCTGGTCCTCCTCCTGGGATTACTAGCCTTGCCCTCAGCCCTGCCCAAGCAGCCTTGGCCTGGACTGACCAAGGCCCACAAGGATGGCCGGTCCACCCTAGCGAGAA TTATTGCACAGGGCCTCCTGAAGCACAATGCAGAAGGACGAATCCAGAGCATGCGTCTTCTGGACCGTCTGAACGTCTCAGGGACAGTGGCCCCAGGGATGGTGAGCTGGCTTATTAGTGGCATGAACTTCCAGCAGCAGCAAGAAATCAG GAGTGCGGAGGAACCAGGGTACAAGGGGTGGGGTGAAGGTCACCCAGGCTGCCTCATGGAGAACAGTCTAAAGAGTGGCATCAAGATCACAGGAGTGAGCCCAGGAAGGAACTGA